The sequence ATCCACTTAGAGACAATTTTGCAGTCCCAGCATCGCCTGCGATCTTTTACATCCATTTCGTATTAAGTAAATTTGTTGATACGGTAAATATTCCCAATGAGCTAGGTCCTGTTCCGTATGCCTAGAGCAGTCTCGAAAGAGTAAAACtagtttaagtttaatttttagtttaatttttaccTCCTTCACTTAGCAAAAATGCTTACAATTCGCAACAAGGTTTTGTTGCTTGCCAACACTTCTAGCTTTGAGTTGTAAATGCCTATTGGTTATCTGTGGCAAAATAACTTATATCAACTATTAAACAATGCATTCACTTTCCAGCTGGGATATCTAAATACAACATagaatggaaaaaattacaacaatgtGGTTTTTATGTCTCTTATGGCTTGcacaggaaatggcaactgctCGCATGCGCAGTTTCGTTGAACCAGCCATTTGTCCTCAAATTGCACTCAAGATCAAGTTGAAAGCAAAgatgaaaaaaacataaaagaaaacCATTCAAAATGACACTTAAACGTTCACAGTCAAGTTTGTAATATAAACAAGTTCGCTTTATAGGTATTTCAGCCACTTTATAAAATGTAAAGCAATTTGCTGATGTTGTGGAAAgtcttaaattttatataatataaaaatattgcatgAGATAATcaatgaattaagaaaataatataaacagcgtaagcaaaacaaataaacaaactttGCATAAATCAGCgaatttaatatatgtaaatgaaaataaaatgtaaattctaaATTATTTGCTAAAAATCGGTGCATCAGCTGGATTTTGTAGTTCAAAAAcgtaataacaataaattaaataaatttattccacAGCAGGCTGAAGTCGTCGCAgatcatttttttaagtttaaacagACAGTTCAAcgatacatatatacgcatgtgtatatgtacatacaggttATCAATCTCTACTTGGTTCCAGTTAGACTAGATTTGCTTGTGTCGCTAAAATACTGCTGATTTCTGATTTCGCGGATTCATTTCGTTTAAATGCTGATACTTTTATTGAACTTTCAGAAAAACGCATATTTTTTAAAGGGATACGTAATTAAATGTTGAATgaattttcgaaattatttgaattatacggccttaaatattttgaatttttttctgcttaattGATGCATATCCCATGAGACAAATTTCGTGTTTTGAATTGGCGTAAGTATGAGTAAAATCACTTTTTtggtaaattggaaaaaaaatataatatagacATAAAATAGATGAGTGCAGTAGGCGGTGCTTTTTAATCAGccaccatttttttcaaatgaaactaGAATTTGTCTTGAAATTTCAAGAAATGGTGTCTTAATGGGACACTTTATAGATTACATGGCACAAagtggtaaaaaaagaaaataattaaaatgacaTCAACTCAAGAACGGATTCAGTGAAACTTACTGAGAACGTATCTTGATTTTCGTAACCTTCAGTATTCTCTCAACAGTATTTCCTAtcgataaaactaaattttgagaaatattttagccacaaaaatttgctaaaaaaaattaatttattataaaaaattcgtccaaaaaaataagttaagaaaaatgctcaaaactatatttttttttatccaaaaataaatttccatctaaaaaaaatgtttaagaaaatttccgaccaaaaaaattgtataaaaaacaaatctatatatatattaggacggatcgatttaaaaatgtctcattgctctatgaaaatcttATTCTAggtatcaaaataagaaactttgccgaaggaaccatacctctaaaacgaattctgatgtccctcaatttaaaaatattaccatttttggcctttacatgaaaaaatcagataAATggatatgttttttctttatttttatttatttataataatatctattttttctatttatttagtcagaacatatgtaaatgaaaaaattaatttaagtgagttatactatagaaaagaaactaaaaagatcgacccaaattgggggacattagaattcgttttagaggtatggttacttcggcaaagtttcttattttgatccctagaatatgattttcacagagcaatggccgatttttttgcctccccactaatcgacccggcctaatatatatatatgtatatatataatatgtatatatttatccaGATGCTTTTGGAAATTTGGTTTTGGGAAcagaaaatatgttttgtttaaaaaatttttttggataaatgttgtgtaaaaataaattatgttggagacatttttttttgtctaaaaatTTGAGCTCCAgttttttctcattattttgtaaaaaacaaatttttttggaataatttttgcaggaaatttgtttttgcctaaaaatttgtttttggataaaaaaaattgttatgttaacatttttgtttcaaaacttttaaaaacaacTGAGTTCTAGGTTTTtctctcattattttatttataacttagactatgctcagtaatacctgaaaaaaattttcccaaaaaaaaaattaatttcttataaaaaatttgcccAAACAAATGTTCCAcacaaaatagtttttcttgCCTAAAGACAAATTCCACCTAAACAATATGTTTATCCAAAACATattttcgtcaaaaaaaaacaaaatatgtataaaaaaaaataaattattaaaaaattttgtatccaAGTTTCTTTACCggtttgaacaaatttttgtaaaaattttttttttcggagacattttttttggttaaaaaatttgtttttgggtaaaaaaaaaacttttatgtttttttcattttgtcattaaacattttttgaaacaattttttttagtaaaaaaaaaaacgcaaactgTTTAGgtttttttctcattattttattaatagcttAGGTTATGATGCTCAGTAATATCTGGAAGTTTCTTTATTGGATTCTCATAATTTTTCGAGTTGTATTCAAATACTAATGCAATTATTGCGAAACGACTAGCAAATGAAAATCTAACAGCTTCATTGTAGAGAGccgctttatttaatttaccttAATATTAATCGCTATATGTAGTCGAGTGAGTACTAAACTGATTGAGTACTTTGTGCCTGAACTGAGTAGTTACGCAATTGCGAGTGAAAAGTAAATCTATAGAATTCAGCTGTTCCGAATGTTTTCCATTGAACTCTGAacccttttataaaaaaatatttttccaggtCAATTGCGCCTTTACCATCGCTTGAATCtgaattaataacaaaatatagaaatacaaagtatatacaaggtggcgcaaaattaatcacattAATGGAagatttatacattttattattttgcgtcgaatgtcattcatattatatttcacacttgtgaactatacagctgcagtatacaaacagacaatcaatgcagtgcgtaaaggtcaacataaagatttctatcattCGAAATCatcttatttatttagtaaaacagttattcaattcaatatgggatgcttaattttgcgccgccttgtagACACTTTGTATTTCTATTTAATAatgtatttcaaatttaataaaaaaattcaaagttattAGCTCACTCACGACTTGTAGTGAAATAAGAGCCTCGGAAGCAAATTTATTAGGGGATTTTATTCCGATTTCTTgatctttttctatttttatagaACTTATAACATTCGATTTTAATTCATAATCAGCacaatgtaattatttttaatttgcttatcatttcaaacttataaaatatataaatacttacatatacatacacatatttaaagaataataaataatcacATTGTTCCCATTTTGCTTGCAGATAAACCCGTCACTGATATTTGTTTGGGCTGTATTTGTGAAGCGATTAGCGGTTGCAATCGTACAGCCACTTGTACGGGCGGTGTTTGTGGACTCTTTCGCATTACCTGGCCCTACTGGGCTGATGGCGGCAAGTTGACATTGAACGGCGAATCACCGGAATCGGAGACAGGTATGAGTTgagaatttttgtaaaattattaacaaaagaaaatatgaatgtctTGATTTTTTCCACCACCTCGATTTTTTCCTCACACCGTCTTTCTATTTCTCTCTCTCTACACCAGGCTATTCCAACTGTGTCAGCGATCCCTACTGCGCTGCCAATACCATACAAAATTACATGGTCAAATATGCACAGGATTGCAATGGCGATGGCCAAGTCGATTGCTATGATTATGCGGCCATACACAAGTTGGGCGGTTTCGGATGCAAGGGCGAATTGGCTTACAATTATCAGAATACACTCGCGAGCTGCCTGAACCTGTTTCAAGGTTAAGTTCGCAAAacgaacaacaaaacaaaaggaTGAAGGAGCAAGAAGCAGTTTAAGTGATGCGCAGCAAGCCATacatttttgcttgttttggtataccattatttttattttcattccacgagaaaatgtgaattttattatttttaaactaatattataaaataaaatgataaataaatttatttcgatATAATTAAAAGTGgtttacaattatttattttgtcgtTGTTttgatgaattaaaaataaagcaaaaggtaGACTTTAGACGCAATACTGTCGAATTCAGTGGATCTTCAGTCTTCAATTCAATGGACCTTCACTCTGATTCAATCCGCCATCTATTAGAAAAACAAGTGAGACccagtttgtatccatttggtaGGCAGCCTTTCCCATTCTTTGCCACACGCAGCAGGGATCCTATTGAAAACTTTCTGAGCTGGAAGAATTACAGCCATTCTTACGAAATTACTTAGGCAGAGAGGCTTTTTCATCTTTATTTGCTACAAAAGTTTCAAAGTTGATTTAGTTCCGTTGCTATTTCGTTATTTTCTGTTGCCAAGGCtcaaaagcagcaaaaaatttgGTGTATCTTGCTCTCGAAGCCTCCATTGGCCACTTGGTTGCGTGGCTGCGAGAATACAAAAAGTAAGGTATATCACGGAAGCGTTACCCGACTCTCAGTGAATTCGACAGAATGAAATGCTGTGCTGACGTAATTGCCATgtggagtcggtttaaaactgtagccTCCTCCGTTTGTAACttccgcacaccacaaataggaggaggagccacGGTAcggtacggtacactagacagagctagtttactggggcggcagccctatGTCGGGAAAACCCGGAgttattccggtaacgtagaaccggctgccttGGGAATGAACTTCCTCCATTTGTAACTTTCGCACTGTAACAAATATGACGAGGAGCTCTGGgactttgttttatatgtaCCTATCAGGGTGCATAATTCGAGATTTAGGAAGAGTGATTTTTATTCTTTGAGAGAGCACTTTATTGCTCAGCTTAAATTCTAATCGGCAGTCAACAATTCATACGACCATTTTTTGCTTAAGATTTAAAGCGAATCGGGCCACGGAGTGAGATATTTGAATGGTTTGGCTGCAGGCCACTATTATGataattatgttttgtttttaaatattgaaattgaatcAGAGTCTTGACGAAAAGCCTTTACAAATTACTTCATGAGTCCTAATTTTGTGTGCAATGGAGGCATTCAAACTTGATCAGGCTCCACAACTGGTttatttttcacattatttGACAAGTTTTTAGTGAACTGTTAGATCTCAGTGCTGTGGAAATCAGGGACCTTCTAAAATCTTTGAGAAGTGCACACTGTTTTTAGGAGTCACAATAGGCTATGAGtttgagtgtgtcccacagtgggcaaccacttcaacctaacctaagcctCCCGATTTGAAACTCCGTAGTTTGAGGCCATGAGTGCTGCTGAGTCTTTTTGCAGTTACTACATGAGAAATAAGGagaccaaattttattttgacttcGTTAGGGTAAGTTAAAATAAGCTTAGGCTTTACAGAGTTTCATACTTGatgacaaactaatttttttggctCTCACTTTAATGAACTCGCCACAAATGCAGCAAAAACCATCCACgtaatttttacactttttggAAGTCTTTTTAGGCTTCGCGACAAACAAAATACGTTATTCTTTTAAGAAGTGGACGCGCACTTTTTCATTGTATTATgcacaaaagcaaattttagtTGTTATGAATGGAGCTTTTGCCTACTTTTCAATGCAGACAATCAGAAAATATCAGTTAAATAACAGACtcgataaaaattattgttattcacTTGCGTTATTTGAGTGATTTTGGTGGCATGCAATTGACCAAATGTCACGTTCTTCTGAGAAGTTATTTTGAATGTACAACTGAGCAATTTAAATGCATTCCTTCGGACAGAGTCACTCAATTTCTTCTATACAAAGTATGtacgacaatttttttatatggaagaaactgATTAGCACCGTCAGAGAATGCCAAAAATCAACTGTATTTTGTGGCCACTTgtaacttgcattttattatactagAATCCaaagagctataaaactgcgtacccaaaattgatctaaaaattctgattaaaaaatttgaaattttgatgaaaatttgcggaattttcatatttttcgcacaaaagtttgaaaaataattgtatCTATATAATTTCTATTGTACAAAGATtgcttaaaaattaatacagactaaataagtaaatagtaaAATAGCTAAatgctccatttgtggaacaacatcaaggcgcacgccacgaataggaggatgagctcggttaaataaagaaaaagtactcCACATATCAATacgttttgactttttttattttgtaatttaatttttcttgttttgataaaaatatagttcatactacaacaaaaactgtatgaaaaaaagttttcgactttgtataaaatttgtagtaATTCGATAAACTTTCATAAAGCTTTCTAACCTTTCAGAACTTTCTAActcataatttttagaaaaatctgtGTACGCACTTTTATAAATCaccaaattttggtataataaattaGAAGTTTCAAGTTTGAACAACAattgagttgattttttttgaagtgaaacttcttaggcgtcgatggacgagcgagaatggagagtaaaatttcaaggccatgcaacgttttcggcattttcgttccgcgagagagcaaaaagatataacgtagaggaaaaggtgAGAGAGGGGTATACCTTAtacatatcttagatacactttaggctatttttcctgagtttttccttgtagttgctaatttctagtgagaaataacactgcctactatttgacgcttgtttgttggtgcaaacttgtcggaaatatatttttggtgcctactttttggcgttatatttccttggtgtctactgtttggggcgttttttggtcccaatttttttcgcGTTTTTTTTGGTACctgctttttggcgcttatttccgtttcctggctagttcttgtgcgtactataaagtgctatccattccggcgtcggatttattggtattgccttgtggTAATCGTGAATCGCTGCGTTTCTGCGGGTGATAaatgctcggagtagtgcgcgttgttgccacggtttgtgtccggcgtttagttacaccggtcgacccgttctctgttttttgtaaattttgtctatttgtattctctgcaaatgttgtgaatttatttagatataaattctttctctctctctcgctctctctctcattctctcgggtctcttcctctttctttgtctgccttgaaagtttcacttctgttatgtgtactaagcAACacacccttttttatttttccggcTGGGTGTTTTCTTGCTTATAAAATAGGcgttaaatgtaaataaataaatagtcaacatttttcaatttatggtgtacactttcttttgacgtcgAGTATATATATAGTTCATAAAATAACCAAAACTGATCAAAATGTTGCACACCTATTCTATTGTCTGTGAGCGTAAACCTGCTTGGACTTCCGCTGCGACATTAGTTGATCTGGCAGGGTTGCTATAAGCTGTAGGATTGCCCGATGCTTCCAAATTTAATTgataaaatgtatttacttaGATGAACGTACaagtattgtatatttatgGATTATTAAacaaatgcacatttttttgcaaatttttcggaaatttttcctttcaaaactttttttactacaGCAATTCAGTACTAAACCTGCTTCCATTTTCACCATTCCACTCAGGAAAATAAAACGAGTTTTCTCTTTTATaactaaataacatttttattgatgcacatacatatggtatgtatgtatgtaccgcATTTAGCATTTAGCATTAGAACATCAAATTCATTGCTTGTCATTTGAATACTCTGAATACTAATGCTGCTGATTTTTCATATACCAGACTCGTatgtttgaatatattttttaaatacatattaactaattacttaaaaatacatattttgcttACTGCTCCTAGATTTAGCTAGCCTTAGCCCGTCAGCGAACTGACTTTTATtgatgtgttgttgttgctgttgctgcggttatactatgtatgtatgtatgtgtgtatttgccTTCGATTTCAGACATCTCATAGACACACGATTAGTgattaattctttttaattctttcatATAATTGCAGTAATTGCgaattgattttttcttcttcttcttcttatttttattcttcttcctcGGCTTTTGTTTACCGCTAAACACAATGCATAACTAATAATTACATacaatgtgtgtatatatgttttgtatgtatgtatgtttgtaaatattggtatgtatgcatatatgtacatatgtaattgaATGTGGTATATATGGTAtgcacattagggcgggtcaatttATGTGGAACTATT is a genomic window of Anastrepha ludens isolate Willacy chromosome 6, idAnaLude1.1, whole genome shotgun sequence containing:
- the LOC128866896 gene encoding invertebrate-type lysozyme 3-like, with the protein product MANAFYGKLVIAALLCVGFAMLINAQDKPVTDICLGCICEAISGCNRTATCTGGVCGLFRITWPYWADGGKLTLNGESPESETGYSNCVSDPYCAANTIQNYMVKYAQDCNGDGQVDCYDYAAIHKLGGFGCKGELAYNYQNTLASCLNLFQG